Part of the Acidobacteriota bacterium genome, AGGAGTTCAAGCCGGATGGCCGCCGCATACAGGCCGCCCATGAAAAAGAAGACCGAGATCGAGATCAGATACATCAACGCGATCCGCTTATGGTCCTTGGTCAGGAGCCATGACTTAAGCGAATAGCCATTCGTGAGGTAGCTGTCCTTCGGTTCGCGCATCAGCGAAGGATTAAAACCGTCTGCGTTCTGCATATTTATCTACCACCTTGATTACTGTTTGAGCCCATGTTGTTAGCCGGGGCCGGTGCAGGGGCGGCCGGGGCACTCGGCGCAGTTGCCGAGGCATCGACGCCGCTCAGCGACTTGATGTAAGCCACGAGCGATATGAGCTGCTCCTCGGTCACCTGGCCCTTGAAGGTCGGCATTATCGGCTGATACCCCTCAACGACCTGCGAGCTCGGGTTCAATATCGAGTTCCTGAGGTACTCGTCGTCAACGATCGTGGAGCTGCCGCCGACGAACTTGACCTCTTTACCGTAAATATTTTCAAGCACCGCACCACGCTGTCCGCTTCCGCCTGCGTGGCACGAGGCACATCCAAGTTTGTTCTCAAAAAGATCGCGGCCTTGTTCGACCGGTGTAAGATTCGAGGCATTGCCCTGGAGCCAGCTCTCGAAATCGTTCTGCTCCATTACGACGACGGAGCCGATCATTCCAGAGTGATTCAGGCCGCAGTATTCAGCACAAAAGAGGTGATACGTGCCGGGCTTTGTGGCTTCGAACCAAAGATAGGTATAGCGGCCCGGGACGACGTCCGCCTTTGTACGGAATGCCGGGATCGAGAAATCATGGAGTACGTCCTCGGTCGTCATCGTCAGCTTGACCTTGGTATTGACCGGAACGTGGAGCTCATTTATCTCACGCTGGCCGGTTTCGTGCTGGATCTTCCACATCCACTGCTTGCCGACAACGTAAACCTGCATCGCGTCTTCCGGCATACGGTACTGGGTGTAATAAACAACGGCACCGCCGAGGAAGATGGTCATCGAGATGACGAAAGGGATGATCGACCAGACCGTCTCGAGGACGATAGAGCCATGGATCTCATCGGGTGTCGCAAATTTCTCGCGTTCGCGGTATCTGACGACGAACCAAAAGATGGCCGCAACGATCGGGATCATAAATGCGACACTGATCCCGATCAGATAAAAATAGAGAGCATCGACCTGCCACGAAAATGACGAGGCACTCTCAGGAAATAATGGTATCCACGAATCCGTCTGCATATAAAAACCGTTGTCCTTATGCGACGGGCTATTTCAGCCCGTCCGACTTCCGTTTATTTCTCCGCCAGAAGACAAATCCCATCGCCGCCATTCCAAGCAGGGTGGCGACTGCGGCGCCTCGCATAAGCCGCAGGACAGCGAGGCCGTACTTACCCGTTGAGGGGTCGTAGTGAAAACAATAAAGCAAAAGCTGATCTGTAACTCCGCCGACCTTGTTCTCGGCCGATTCGACGAGGCCGAGCCGGACGTCACGCGGAGCATAATCGATGCCGTAAAAATACTTTGAAAGCACGCCTTGCGGGGTCGCGATCATGATCGCACTTGCATGGGCGAACTGCTCCGAAGCTTCGTCCCATTCATAGGTGAACCCGACGGCGTTCGTTACGGCGTCGATCGAGGCCTGCTCACCCGTCAGGAAATGGAAGCCTTGCTCCGTTCCGGGCCTGCCGTAGCGCTTCATGTACGAGGCCTTCTTGTTCTTGGCGATCTCAGGCTTGTCGAATTCCTTTGCGTCAAAGCTGATGGCAACGACGTCAAAGTCCTTGCCCGCATCGAGCGAGATGCCCTTGAGCGAACCGGTCAGGCCGTTGAGCACCTGATTGCACAGCATCGGGCAGTCGTAATAAACCAGCGTCACGATGACCGGGCGGCCGCTCTTGAAGTAATCACCGAGAGCGACCATGTTGCCGTTCTCGTCCTTGAACCTGGTTTCGAGCGGCAGTTGCTCGCCGAGCTTTTGCTCGATCCCGACCTTCTTGAGCGGATCGGGAATACCGTTGGCCGTTGTCTGTGCCGGGTCGTACTTCCGCGGCGAGTAGAGGGGCGAGTTGTAATGCTCGTTCTTCTGGCCCGCTACCGTAAACACTCCGGCGAAAACAATGCAAAGCAAGAGCATCGGCCAAACCGCGTGCCTCACTACTTCACTCTTTTGCATTTGCTTGAACACTTTCTTGAACCTCTTTTCCCGCGGCGTGCGGGACTACTTGTAATTGCCGCCGGCAACGCGGCCGGCACTTGCATCCGTAAAATACTGTCGCGACCTTTCGGCAAGCTTTTCGGCTTCCGGACCCTGCTTTGCCTTGAGTCCGCTGCTTAGAACGACCTCTTTCGCCTGTTCGATCGGCATCGAGATCACAGCCCCGGTCTCTGGATGCTTGGCCCCTTCCTTCCAAAGCACCTTCCACTGCTTTTCAAGCTCCCAATACTCAGCCTGCGGCGGAGTTAATTCCAGATTCACACGCCCGTTAGGCCCATCGACGCCAAACCCCGGAGCTCCCTGGAGCCGCGGCTCCGCAGGCAGCCTTTCCTTCTCCTTCATCTGCATCGGATTGACCGAAGCCTGAGCTTCGGCAGAGTAAGATTCGAGCACATAGAGGAGTGCCCACATCAACCCGAACGTGATCACGATCAGCAACAAAAGGCCGATGGCGAATCCGATGATGCCGCGAAGTTGGATGTCGTTCTGTTCGTAACCAAGTTCGACATCGACCGCAAGATCGTCTTTAGCTGTGTGTGCCATAACAAAAAAATACTTCGAAAATTAGTGCCCCTTGCCGTGGTCTATCGCCCGCTGCAGGAACGGATCCATGATCGGCATGATCGGCCGCTTCGCATACTGATAAAAGAAGAACGCCATCCAGAAACCGCCGACCGCGATCGGGGCGACGATGTCCATCCAGCTAAAGCTCTCAAGCAGCGGAAGCCCCTTGCCGTGCGTTTCGATACGCGGCGTCGGGCCGATCAGGAAATACATATCGACGAGCCGCATCACGAGAATAAAACCTGCCATCGACGCGAGTAGTTTCGCTTTTCGCTTGAAATCCTGCTGAAGCAAGATGAGGAACGGGAACGCAAAATGGAAAAGGAGCAACCCGCCCGCGACCCACTGCCAGCCGCCATCAAGCCGGAAGATGTAGTAGCCCGTTTCTTCCGGGATGTTGCCGGACCAGATGATAAGGAACTGCGAGAAATTGAAGTACGTCCAGACCATCGTGAAGGCGAGCATCAACTTGCCGAGGTCGTGGAAGTGCCGCTTATCAAGCACGCGATTCATCGGAGCCTTGTCCGACAAAAAGGCGAGCATGGCGACGGCAAAGCTGAATGTCGCAAGAGCCCAGCCGGCGACGAAAAGGAATCCCCAGATGGTCGAGAACCAGTGCGGCTCGAGCATCATGACCCAATCGACGGTCGCGAAGGTTACGACGAGTACGTAGATCACCATCGTCGGGCCGGAAAACGCCGTCGCTCGCCCGAGCCATCTGGCTGCCTCTTCGTGGTCCTTGGACGCATCCTGAGCGGCTGACCATTTATTAAGTAAATAAACGATCACTCCGAAAATGATGAAGTAGATCACCGAACGGAGGATCCAGCTTTCGGTCGTCATGAACCAGCCGCGGTGCACCATTGCGTAGTCATCCGCCGGAAGGTGTGTCCACTCGTAGAGATATGAAAGGCCGAAAAGTATCGGCAAAAAGATCAGGAAGATCACGGGCAGCGTACGCGTTGCTGCCTCAACGATCCGCCGTACAACGACGCCCCAGGCACCGCCCGTCAGGTACTGAAGCATCAGCACGCCGATCGAGCCGAGCCCGAGCCCGCTCCAAAAGATAAAGCCGAGCAGCCAAGACCGAAGCCCCTGCTCAACATTGAAATAGGTCCCGATGGCCCACGCGATGAACGCAATGCCGCCTGCACCAAGAGCAATGCTCTGGTACTTCTTGATCTCGG contains:
- the coxB gene encoding cytochrome c oxidase subunit II — encoded protein: MQTDSWIPLFPESASSFSWQVDALYFYLIGISVAFMIPIVAAIFWFVVRYREREKFATPDEIHGSIVLETVWSIIPFVISMTIFLGGAVVYYTQYRMPEDAMQVYVVGKQWMWKIQHETGQREINELHVPVNTKVKLTMTTEDVLHDFSIPAFRTKADVVPGRYTYLWFEATKPGTYHLFCAEYCGLNHSGMIGSVVVMEQNDFESWLQGNASNLTPVEQGRDLFENKLGCASCHAGGSGQRGAVLENIYGKEVKFVGGSSTIVDDEYLRNSILNPSSQVVEGYQPIMPTFKGQVTEEQLISLVAYIKSLSGVDASATAPSAPAAPAPAPANNMGSNSNQGGR
- a CDS encoding SCO family protein, with the protein product MLLLCIVFAGVFTVAGQKNEHYNSPLYSPRKYDPAQTTANGIPDPLKKVGIEQKLGEQLPLETRFKDENGNMVALGDYFKSGRPVIVTLVYYDCPMLCNQVLNGLTGSLKGISLDAGKDFDVVAISFDAKEFDKPEIAKNKKASYMKRYGRPGTEQGFHFLTGEQASIDAVTNAVGFTYEWDEASEQFAHASAIMIATPQGVLSKYFYGIDYAPRDVRLGLVESAENKVGGVTDQLLLYCFHYDPSTGKYGLAVLRLMRGAAVATLLGMAAMGFVFWRRNKRKSDGLK